The genomic window gaggtcactgctcattcttctgaattccagtgagcagaggcccagagccatcaaacactcctcatatgaccaGACTTtgaatcccggaatcattttcatgaaactcttttgaatcctctccaatgtcagcacatcctttcttaaataaagagccaaaaactgctcacaatactccaagtgagccctcaccactgctttataaagcctcaacactacatccttgcttttatattctagtcctcttgaaatgaaagctagccttgtatttgccttccttactactgactcaagctgcaaattaacctttagggaatcctgcacaaggactcccaagtccctttgcaccttagatttttgaattttttctccatttagaaaataatcaaccctttcatttcttctaccaaagtgcatgaaagggtagactattttctccTTACTtatgtactcagtacattgatctatgaaggccaatgtgccaaaagatttcttaACGCCAATgtacctatgatgccactttcactGAATTGGGCCTGTATTcctagattcctttgttctactgcactcctcagtgtcctacctctcactgtataagacctacccCAGGTGAACCTCTCAAAATACAACACCTGcggcttgtctgcattaaattccatctgtcatttttcagcccatttttccaactggtccagatcccactgcagacTTTGATAGTCTTCTTCGCTGTCTGCTACACCCCAAATCTTggagtcatctgcaaatctgctgatccagttagccaTATTATCATCCTGATTGTTGATACAGATGAGaaacaacagtggacccagcaccgatccctgcagcacaccactagtcacatgccTCCAGTGAGAGAGAATGAACATGTGTGTTGCTcgagttttccagcatctgtggattttatTATTTATCTGTGTGATTGAGTTTGTGTGTTAGGTAATGAGTTAGTGGGTAAATGTGCTGGAGCTTGTCAGTGGTAACTGGGTTATTGCTGCCACGTGtacagaggtacagtgaaaacctttGTCTTGTATGCCAAACAGATCATATCATTACTTCAGTACAGCTGGACAATAAAGCACATAGTCATAgccaggtagattgtgaggtcaagagtccatcttaatgTACGAAGGGAATATTCAATAGTCAGTAACAGTAGCTGCCACCCCACCCACCTCTGTATTCTGAACATCATTCGCTAATTTACACCATCTTCAACATGATcctaccactgaacacatctttcTTACCCCCCCTCCACACGCTTTCCACTGGGCTTGCTCTCCACTTGACTCTCTTGTTCACTTGTCCcgctccactgatctccctcctggagtTTAACACTGCAGTCTTGAcaattgctacacctgcccagATACAGGACCCCGTACCCCGTCCTTCCTTGGGGCCTCCTCTGCAGTGGTGAGTCTCAATGTAGATTAACGGCTAATTCACCGGGCACCTTTGCTCCATTCACCATAAAAggtgggatttcctggtggccatcgACTTCCCATTTCACCATTTTGGTCTGTTGCCACCTGTACTGTCGCTTTCAGATTGGAGAAGCAATAccggatagcctccaacctgacggcataaaTATCGAtgtctctcctcctcctcctttctctattCGTCCATTCCCTTTCTGGCTATTGCTGCCCATCACCTCACCCCGgtattccttccccttccccttcttccatgtccattctcctctgttaTCAGATCCCTGCTTCTTCAGCccgttacctcttccacctatcacttccaagCTTCTTACTTCTCCCACACCTGCCCTCCTTCCCTGCATTCAGTTTTGCCTGTCTCCTGCCCCtcttccaccttcttattctagcttcttccccctcctttccagtcctgattcagAGTCTCGGCTCAaactgtcgactgtttattcctctccataggcgctgcctgacctgctgtgttcctccaacattttgtttgtttttctcagcactttcagcatctgtagaatcttgaGTCAGGGATAGaaactgtttttgagcctggtgggagCAGCATCCcagcttttgtatctcctgcccagtgggagTTGGAGAAGAGAAGATGCCCAGAGTGGGTTCGAGGATCTTGATTACACTGGCTCCTTTACtgaagcagtgagaagtgtagactggATGGATGAGTGTCTGTGCCAGTGTAAGTgtgagtgaaggagggtgagtgtgagtgtgagaaagagagtgtgtgtgagagagaatgtgtgtgagtgaatgtgggaaaaattgtgtgtatgagtgtgtgtgagagaatgtgtgaaagaatgtgtgtgagtgagtgtgggagaaattgtgtgtgtgagtgtgagagagagattgagtgtgtgtgtgagagagagagagagagagtgtgtgtgtgtgtgtgtgtgtgtgtgtgtgtgtgtgagaacatGTGAGTGTTGTTCTCGTGCTGTGATAGCAGCGAGAAGTGCAGTCAAATTTTGAAAGCAAATTTCCTGCAATcaaggatctcaacctgaaatatcaactgcctACAACAAATCCTGTAACAAATGCTGCCTTACCTACAAGCATCGTAATGCTTTTTAATTAACTACTCTCAATGAttcaaacatagaacagtacaggccaaatttgaagaaatgagaaaggatctaaaaagcatagattgggacaggttgttctctggcaaggatgtgattgataagagggaggccttcaaaggagaaactctgagagtgcagagtttgtaatttcctgtcagggttaaaggtaaagtgaataagaataaggaatcttggttctcgagggatattggaactctgataaagaagagagagatgtataacatgtataggcaaaagggaggaaataagatgcttgaggagtgtaaaaagagtaagaaaatacttaagaaagaaatcaggagggctaaaagaagacatgaggttgctttggcagtcagggtgaaggataatcctaagagcttctacaggtatgttaagagcaaaaggataataaggtataaaattggtcctcttgaaaatCAGAGTGGTCGGCAATGTagagaaccaaaagaaatgggagagatattaaataggttttttgcatctgtatttactaaggaaactggaatggagtctatggaaacaaggcaaacaagtagggaggtcatggaacttatacagattaaagaggaggaggtgcttgctgtcttgagtcaaatcagggtagataaatccccaggacctgacagggtattccctcggaccttgaagcagactagtgttgaaattgcaggggccctggcagatatatttaaaatgtcaatatccacAGGTTAgatgccggaggactggaggatagctcatgtagttccgttgtttaaaaaaggctcaaagagtaagccgggaaattataggccggtaagtttgacatcggtagtaggtaaattattggaaggtatactaagagataggatctacaagtatttggatagacagggacttattagaaaaagtcagtatggctttgtgcgtggtaggtcatgtttaaccaatctattagagtttttcgaggatgttaccaggaaagcggatgaagggaaggcagtggatgttgtctacgtggacttcagtaaggcctttgacaaggtcccacatgggaggttagttaggaagattcagtcactaggtatacatggtgaggtagtaaattggattagacattggctcaatgggagaagtcagagagtggtagtggaggattgcttctctgagtggaggcctgtgactagtggtgtgccacagggatcagtgctgggtccattgttatttgtcatctatatcaatgatctggatgataatgtggcaaattggatcagtaaatttgccgatgatacaaagattggaggcgtagtggacagtgaggaaggtttccaaagcttgcagagggatttggaccagctggaggaatgggctgaaaaatggcagatggagtttaatacagacaagtgtgaggtattacactttggaaggtcaaaccaaggtagaacatacaaggtaaatgggagggcactgaggagtgcagtagagcagagggatctgggagtacagatacgtAATTCcccaaaagtggtgtcacaagtacatagggtcatgaagagagcttttggtacatcggcctttataaatcaaagtattgagtataagagttggaatgtaatggtgaggttgtataagacattggtgagactgaatttggagtattgtgtgcagttttggtcacctaattactggaaggatattaataaggctgaaagagtgcagagaaggtttacaaggacgttgccgggacttgagaaactgagttacagagaaagattgaattggttaggactttattccctggagcgtagaagaatgaggggtgatttaatagaggtgtataaaattatgatgggtatagaagagtgaatgcaagcaagctttttccactggggcTAGGGGAGataaaaaacagaggtcatgggttaagggtgaagggggagaagtttaaagggaacatgggggtggcttcttcaaacagagagtggtgagagtgtggaatgagctgccagatgaagtggcaaatgcgggctcactttgaCATTTAAgataaacttggacaggtacgtggatgaggtGTTtgaagggatatggcccaggtgcaggtcagtgggagtgggcagaaaaatggttcagcacagcaaagaagggccaaaaggcctgtttctgtgctgtaatattctatggttctacagCACCAGAACtcgccatttggcccacaatgtctgtgcataccatgatgccaatctaactaatcctACCTGCCTGCATATGTCCATATGCACAGATATACAGGATGGGTTGGGCAGATGTTGGGAGGGGTAGGGGTGACAAATGTAGTGGGGGATGAATGGTTACACGCACTGACCGCCCTCTCCTCTCTTTCCCTTGCAGACGGCCCCGATGCGGAGGATGACCCCTCGTGCTCATGGCCCCCCTCCTCCCCGTCCAGCAAGGACCAGGGCTCGCCGAACCACGGTGAGGGTCTGGAGGTGGGCGAGGAAGAAGGCGGGGCCGGACTGCCCTACCCCTGCCAGTTTTGCGACAAGTCCTTCAGCCGGCTGGGCTTCCTGAAGCACCACGAACAGACCCACGGGGACAAGCTGCCCTTCCGCTGCACCTTCTGCAGCCGTCTCTTCAAGCACAAGCGCAGCCGTGACCGCCACCTCAAGCTGCACACCGGCGACAAGAAGTACCACTGCAGCGAGTGCGAGGCTGCCTTCTCCCGCAGCGACCACCTCAAGATCCACCTCAAGACCCACGCCTCCAGCAAGCCCTACCGCTGCCCTGTCTGCCGCCGGGGCTTCCTCACCCCCAGCTCCCTCAGCGGCCACATGCAGGTTCACGAGAAGCCCAGGGGCgggccttcccctcccccctccgccccctcctccacctcctcttcctcctcctgctcCGCCGCCGCCATCTCCCGGCTGGACGGCTGCTGGAGGCCGCCCGAGAGCCGGAAGTGCAGCCGGTGCGAGGAGGGCTTCGACCTGCCCGAAGAGCTGCAGCGGCACATCGGGGAGTGCCACCCCGAGCGCTCGCCCTCCGAGGAGGACGCCGGTGTGGGGGGCGTGGTTCTGGCCCCCACGCCGGGCCCTGGCCCCGGCCTGCAGTGCGCCTGCTGCTCCGAGCCCTTCGCCGAGGAGGGGGCGCTGCTGGCCCACGCCGGCCGCGCCCACGGCCGGGACCAACCGCCCCGTTGCGGCCTCTGCGCTCAGCGTCTGCTCTCCGCCGAGGAGCTGCGGGCCCACCTGGAGGCCCACCGGCGGGCCGAGGCCGCCGGCAGCCGCAGCCCCTCGGTGGTGACCCTGGGCTACGCCTCCGTCTCCAGCACCACGCCCGACTCCAACCTGTCGGCCGACAGCTGCTCGGCCGTGCCCGACGGGGGCAACCCCGCACCCCAGCCTCAGCCCCAGCCCCTGCTGCTGCTGCCCAGGCAGAGGAGCAGGAAGAGGGGATCCCAGCCAGCGCCAGACGGGGCCGGCCCCCTCCTCAAGCGGCCGCGCGAGAGCTACAGCTGCACGCACTGCGCCCAGCGGGCCTTCAGCAGCCTGGCGGTCCTGCAGGCTCACTTGAAGGCCGCGCACCTGGACCAGCCTGAGCAGCTGCACCCCTGCCAGCTCTGCCTGGAGAGCCTGCCCTCCCTCCTCAACCTGCACGAGCACCTGCGACAGGCCCACGGCGGTGAGGCAGAGCAGGCCCTCCCTCCGGCCCCGGCCGCCATCGcggcctcctcctccccttcccctttcccctgcAACTTCTGCTCGGAGGCGCCAGCTGATCTGAACAGCCTGCAGGAACACATCCGCCGCTGCCACAGTCTGGCCACCGGGCAGCCCCCCTCCAAGGGCAGCAACGCCTTCTTCTGCCCCCACTGCCTGATGGGCTTCCTGACAGAGGCCTCGCTGGAGGATCATGCCCGGCggacccactcccagaccacccCGGCCCCCAGCCTCGACTCGCCCTCACTCCTCGCTGCCACCGCGCCCCACCAGGAGCCCCTGCTGGAGGTCTACTCATGCCCCTACTGCACCAACTCGCCCGTGTTCAGCAGCGTGCCCCGGCTCAACAAGCACGTGAAGGAGAACCACAAGAACGTGCCGCTGGCCCTGGCCTACGACAATGGAAGCCGCAGATCGAGCCCCGCCTCGCCCGAGCAAGGGGGCCCCGTCAAGGTGGGCCAGGGAGGGTCCCAGCTCGCGGGCGAGTACTCCTGCAGCCAGTGCGGCGCCAAGTTTACGTCGCCAGATGGCTTTCAGGCTCACCTGAAGACGCACCTGGGCGCCGTCCAGAGGAAGCTGGCCTGCCCGCAGTGCAGCAAGGAGCTGCCGAACCACGAGGCGCTCCTCAAGCACGTCACCGTCCACTTCACGGTCACCTCCACCTACTACATCTGCGAGAGCTGCGACAAGCAGTTCACCTCCGTCGACGACCTGCAGAAGCACCTGCTGGACATGCACACCTTCATCTTCTTCCGCTGCACCCTGTGCCAGGAGATCTTCGACTCCAAGGTCTCCGTCCAGCTGCACCTGGCCGTCAAGCACAGCAACGAGAAGAAGGTGTACCGCTGCACTTCCTGCAACTGGGACTTTGCCGGCGAGGCCGAGCTGCAGCTGCACGTCAAGCTGAACCACCTGGAGCACCGGGGCAAGGCGCACCGCTGCATCTTCTGCGGTGAGCTCTTCGGTACCGAGGTGGAGCTGCAGTGCCACGTCACCAGCCACAGCAAGAAGTACAACTGCAAGTTCTGCAGCAAGGCCTTCCACGCCATCATCCTGCTGGAGAAGCACCTGCGCGAGAAGCACTGCGTCTTCGAGGGCCGGGGCCCGGCCTGCGCCGCCAACGGGGCCTCCGAGTCGCTGCACAAGGAGGACGAGGAGGTGGCAGCGACTGCGGCCGAGCTGCAGACCATCCTGGCCAACCACCGGGAGGCCCAGAGCAGCCGGGATGGCAGCGAGGAGGACCTGGACGGGGCCGAGACCATGTACGCCTGCGACATCTGCGGGGCGGCCTACACCATGGAGTCGCTCCTGCAGAACCACCAGCTCCGGGACCACAACATCCGGCCGGGGGAGAGCGCCATGGTGCGGCAGAAGGCCGAGCTGATCAAGGGCAGCCACAAGTGCGACGTCTGCTCCCGGACCTTCTTCTCGGAAGGCGGGCTGAGGGAGCACGCCCAGACTCACCTGGGCCCGGTCAAGCACTACATGTGCCCCATCTGCGGCGAGCGgttcccctccctcctcaccctcaccgAGCACAAGGTGACGCACAGCAAGAGCCTGGACACCGGCACCTGCCGCATCTGCAAGATGCCGCTGCAGTCGGAGGAGCAGTTCCTGGAACACTGCCAGATGCACCCCGACCTCCGGAACTCCCTGACCGGCTTCCGCTGTGTGGTCTGCATGCAGACCGTCACCTCCACGCTGGAGCTGAAGATCCACGGGACCTTCCACATGCAGAAGACAGGCGGCGGCCCGGGAGGGCAGCAGGCCCAGCGGGGGCAGCCCCTGCCCAAGCTCTACAAGTGCGCCTCGTGCCTACAGGAGTTCCGCTCCAAGCAGGACCTGGTGAAGCTGGACATCAACGGGCTGCCCTACGGACTGTGCGCCTCCTGCGTgggcgggggaggggggaagcgGACCGGCACTCCTCCCGCTGGCCCCGAGGGGGCGCCGCCCCAGAGCCGCTGCGTCAGCTGCAACGTAAAGTTCGAGAGTGAGAGCGAGCTGCGGAGCCACGCCCTGTCGGCCCACTCCGAACCGGCACCCGAGGGCACCCGGCGCCCCAGGACGCCCCAGGTCTCTCCCCTGTCCAAGGTCAGCCCGTCTCAGCCGGAAGAGGTAATGGCGAGGGGGGAATCGCAGGGCTTCAGGGTATCGTGGCCGGGTGTGGGAAGGGCATGGGAACTTTGGTCGTGGTGCAGGAGGAGTTCACTGGAATGCGGCCAAACGGTTCAATGCCGACCAAGATTCCCTGTTGTATCTCCATCCACTGCCCTTCCATAGGGTCATAAAGTCAAACAGCATGGCAACTGGGCCTTCTGCTCTACTGGGCCACACTCATGAAGATTCCCTGTTGAATCTGCTTCACTGTCCTTTCATAGGATCATGGCTCTTTGCTCAACTGCTCCATGCTGGCCAAGATCGAAGTTGCTTTgccattgtcacatgtactgagctacagttaAAAGCTGGTCTTGCATGCCATTCAGACAGAGCAAACCATTACACAGAGCACTGAGGcagaacaataacagaatgcagagtaaaatgttacagttacagagaaagtgcattgtGGGTAGACAATACAATACAAGATTAGACAatgacaatcagaatcaggtttattatcaccagcctgtgtcgtgaagtttgttaacttagcagcagcagttcaatgcaatacataatgtacaagaaatcaattaatcaatcgcgatatatgtatattgaataggttaaaaggtgcaaaaacagaaataatatttattaaaaaagtgaggtagtgttcacaggttcaagtccatttaggaatcggatggcagaggggaagaagctgtttctgaatcgctgagtgtgttccttcaggcttctgtacctcctacctgattgtaacagtgagaaaagggcatgacccgggtgctggaggtccttaataatagatgctgcctctctgagacaccactccctgacgatatcctgggtactttgtaaggtAGTCCCCAAGATGGAACCCAAGaaagattgtgaggccaagagtctatcttattgtactagagagccgttcaatagtcttataactgcAGGGTAGCAGCTGTTTATGAACATGCTGCTTTGTGATTTTATACTTTTGCATGGTGATCTGTATACCTTTTTCTTGGTGCtctagttcccattcccctgcaaattCGAGTTccatggggatgggaaccagagcaccagaacagatagtggagtggttgtggagaaagatattgttaagcctacatacaaagtcaggattCAAAAGGTCCCAACTAGAGAATGCGATGCTACATCTCCTATGAGGGAAACgctaaagggggaggggtggcattactagtcgggGAAAAAGTCATGGCTGTGCCCAGACAGGTAGACTGAAGAGCCCTACTACTGAAGCTTTATAGATAGAGCTGAGGATTAgcaaaggtatgaccatgttaatggacTTATATCACAGACCGCAGCATTTAGAGGAGCTAATTTGTAGAAATTGCACGCTGTTAACacaaacataaagttgtgatagtagatgacattaactttccacatattgactgggactcccattctgtaaaaggactggatgggaaagagtttgccaaatgtgttcaggaaagtttcctcaaccagtacatagaagtcccaactaaaGAGTGTGATAGTAGATCTCCTGTTGGGGGTTGAGACAGAGCAGGggacaaaagtttgtgtaggggaacactttgcaactAGTGACCATAGTACcactagtttcaaggtaattatggaaaaagataggtctggtccttggtttggcctttctccagttctaaattggagaaaggccaactgtgatggtatcagaaaggatctagcaAGTGTAGATTGCAAcatgctgttttctggcaaaggtgtatttgGTAAGTGGGATCCTTCAAAAGTGACATTTTGAGAGTAGAGTTTATaggttcctgtcagaataaaagatttGATAGATTCCCTGTCAGATTTAGGAAAACCTgctttttgagagatattgaggccctggttaagaaaaagaaagtgcagtgcagatctTGGCAAACAGAAAtcaatgaggtacttgaggagtgtaagaaatacaagagaacgcttaagaatgaaatcaagagggctaaaagcAGACAAGCTGAGGGAGAATCCTGATGGTTTCTATAGATACActgtattaagagcaaaagagtagcaaggacaaaattggttctctgaaagatcagagtggtaatcaaCACACGGTGctgaaagagatgagggagagcttaaatgaatatttttgcatctttactcgggagatggacacagagtttaTAGATGTGAGGCAATTCAATAACGAGGTTATGGAAaatacacagattacagaggaggaggcaaATTAAATCCCCAGATTCTGACAATGCAAAAATTGCAAGGGCCGTAGCAGTGGTATTTAAAACATCCATAGACACAGATGAGATGCTGGAGttctttgtttaagaaaggctctaagaataagcccaGAAACTATAGGCTGGCaagctgacatcagtagtgggaaagctaCAGACAGGCATTCTAAGGGcatggatatacaagtatttggatagacatagactgattagggataattaccatggctttgttcatggtaagtcatgtctaaccaatcttatagagtttttccgaggaagttaccaagaaagctGATGAAGGTGAGGTAGTggaagttgtctacatggaccttagcaaggtCTTTCACAAGGTCCCATATGGTTCAATCgcttagcattcaagatgaggtaataagTTAGATTAAACATTGGTTTTGTGGAGGGGTTGTAGATGattttgcctctctgactggaggtctgtgctGCGGGGATCGGTGCTGAGTCCcgtgtcatctgtatcaatgatctggatgataatgataactggatcagaaaatctgcagatgacaccaagattaggggtgcaAGGAAGATTATCAAGTCCACAACAGGATTTAGACCAGCtggtgaaatgggctgaaaaatagcagatggaaacAAGTGGGATGActtacactttgggaggaccaaccagggtactGTAGGTTTATGTTGTAAaatactgaggagtgtggtagatcagagatatctgggaatacagatacataattccttgaaacaggaagataaggttgtaaagaaaagaaagctttgggcacattggccttcgtagATCAgcgtactgagtacagaagttgggatgtaatattgaaaTTGCATAAGCGAAgactcatttggagtattatgtgcagttttggtcacctacatatggtaaagatgtaaataaaattgaaagaatggagagaaaatttacaag from Hypanus sabinus isolate sHypSab1 chromosome 1, sHypSab1.hap1, whole genome shotgun sequence includes these protein-coding regions:
- the LOC132398296 gene encoding zinc finger protein 521 isoform X8; the encoded protein is MVSDGPDAEDDPSCSWPPSSPSSKDQGSPNHGEGLEVGEEEGGAGLPYPCQFCDKSFSRLGFLKHHEQTHGDKLPFRCTFCSRLFKHKRSRDRHLKLHTGDKKYHCSECEAAFSRSDHLKIHLKTHASSKPYRCPVCRRGFLTPSSLSGHMQVHEKPRGGPSPPPSAPSSTSSSSSCSAAAISRLDGCWRPPESRKCSRCEEGFDLPEELQRHIGECHPERSPSEEDAGVGGVVLAPTPGPGPGLQCACCSEPFAEEGALLAHAGRAHGRDQPPRCGLCAQRLLSAEELRAHLEAHRRAEAAGSRSPSVVTLGYASVSSTTPDSNLSADSCSAVPDGGNPAPQPQPQPLLLLPRQRSRKRGSQPAPDGAGPLLKRPRESYSCTHCAQRAFSSLAVLQAHLKAAHLDQPEQLHPCQLCLESLPSLLNLHEHLRQAHGGEAEQALPPAPAAIAASSSPSPFPCNFCSEAPADLNSLQEHIRRCHSLATGQPPSKGSNAFFCPHCLMGFLTEASLEDHARRTHSQTTPAPSLDSPSLLAATAPHQEPLLEVYSCPYCTNSPVFSSVPRLNKHVKENHKNVPLALAYDNGSRRSSPASPEQGGPVKVGQGGSQLAGEYSCSQCGAKFTSPDGFQAHLKTHLGAVQRKLACPQCSKELPNHEALLKHVTVHFTVTSTYYICESCDKQFTSVDDLQKHLLDMHTFIFFRCTLCQEIFDSKVSVQLHLAVKHSNEKKVYRCTSCNWDFAGEAELQLHVKLNHLEHRGKAHRCIFCGELFGTEVELQCHVTSHSKKYNCKFCSKAFHAIILLEKHLREKHCVFEGRGPACAANGASESLHKEDEEVAATAAELQTILANHREAQSSRDGSEEDLDGAETMYACDICGAAYTMESLLQNHQLRDHNIRPGESAMVRQKAELIKGSHKCDVCSRTFFSEGGLREHAQTHLGPVKHYMCPICGERFPSLLTLTEHKVTHSKSLDTGTCRICKMPLQSEEQFLEHCQMHPDLRNSLTGFRCVVCMQTVTSTLELKIHGTFHMQKTGGGPGGQQAQRGQPLPKLYKCASCLQEFRSKQDLVKLDINGLPYGLCASCVGGGGGKRTGTPPAGPEGAPPQSRCVSCNVKFESESELRSHALSAHSEPAPEGTRRPRTPQVSPLSKVSPSQPEEKKTYQCIKCQMIFQCEWDIQVHVANHMLGGERPGLVLPRGMEGETRSPRPYKEEGLSHECKLCSQTFDSPAKLQCHLIEHSFEGMGGTFKCPVCFTAFVQANKLQQHIFSAHGQEDKIYDCSQCPQKFFFQTELQNHAMTQHSS
- the LOC132398296 gene encoding zinc finger protein 521 isoform X7, with amino-acid sequence MMYHEEHSNRLHHHLVWSDSLHRTGKSCNGPDAEDDPSCSWPPSSPSSKDQGSPNHGEGLEVGEEEGGAGLPYPCQFCDKSFSRLGFLKHHEQTHGDKLPFRCTFCSRLFKHKRSRDRHLKLHTGDKKYHCSECEAAFSRSDHLKIHLKTHASSKPYRCPVCRRGFLTPSSLSGHMQVHEKPRGGPSPPPSAPSSTSSSSSCSAAAISRLDGCWRPPESRKCSRCEEGFDLPEELQRHIGECHPERSPSEEDAGVGGVVLAPTPGPGPGLQCACCSEPFAEEGALLAHAGRAHGRDQPPRCGLCAQRLLSAEELRAHLEAHRRAEAAGSRSPSVVTLGYASVSSTTPDSNLSADSCSAVPDGGNPAPQPQPQPLLLLPRQRSRKRGSQPAPDGAGPLLKRPRESYSCTHCAQRAFSSLAVLQAHLKAAHLDQPEQLHPCQLCLESLPSLLNLHEHLRQAHGGEAEQALPPAPAAIAASSSPSPFPCNFCSEAPADLNSLQEHIRRCHSLATGQPPSKGSNAFFCPHCLMGFLTEASLEDHARRTHSQTTPAPSLDSPSLLAATAPHQEPLLEVYSCPYCTNSPVFSSVPRLNKHVKENHKNVPLALAYDNGSRRSSPASPEQGGPVKVGQGGSQLAGEYSCSQCGAKFTSPDGFQAHLKTHLGAVQRKLACPQCSKELPNHEALLKHVTVHFTVTSTYYICESCDKQFTSVDDLQKHLLDMHTFIFFRCTLCQEIFDSKVSVQLHLAVKHSNEKKVYRCTSCNWDFAGEAELQLHVKLNHLEHRGKAHRCIFCGELFGTEVELQCHVTSHSKKYNCKFCSKAFHAIILLEKHLREKHCVFEGRGPACAANGASESLHKEDEEVAATAAELQTILANHREAQSSRDGSEEDLDGAETMYACDICGAAYTMESLLQNHQLRDHNIRPGESAMVRQKAELIKGSHKCDVCSRTFFSEGGLREHAQTHLGPVKHYMCPICGERFPSLLTLTEHKVTHSKSLDTGTCRICKMPLQSEEQFLEHCQMHPDLRNSLTGFRCVVCMQTVTSTLELKIHGTFHMQKTGGGPGGQQAQRGQPLPKLYKCASCLQEFRSKQDLVKLDINGLPYGLCASCVGGGGGKRTGTPPAGPEGAPPQSRCVSCNVKFESESELRSHALSAHSEPAPEGTRRPRTPQVSPLSKVSPSQPEEKKTYQCIKCQMIFQCEWDIQVHVANHMLGGERPGLVLPRGMEGETRSPRPYKEEGLSHECKLCSQTFDSPAKLQCHLIEHSFEGMGGTFKCPVCFTAFVQANKLQQHIFSAHGQEDKIYDCSQCPQKFFFQTELQNHAMTQHSS